The Belonocnema kinseyi isolate 2016_QV_RU_SX_M_011 chromosome 1, B_treatae_v1, whole genome shotgun sequence genomic interval tttgtcatctcTCGACATGGACGAtatgaactaaataaatttttcgattttattaatcgattacatcctaatacCCAGTTCAcaatggaaattgaacaaaacggaaaattgcctttcttggatgTATTACTTTACAAATGATCTGATAAAATATTAGGACATGAAGTTAAAGAAAACCCACTCATACAAACAGATGCCTACAAGCCTCCTCCCCCTATTAGCTATCTGAAAAACTATCAGTCATCAActtccttgtatacagagctgtctccataacggATATACATAACTTACAGAAGGAATTATAAAACGTTAAACAGATCCTATTACAGAAAGAGAACACAagcaaacaaattgataaagaaataagaaaaaacactcgaaaaaaaataaacaaaacttaCGAAAGAAAGATAGAGAAAaacgaccaccaccctaccctataTCCAAGTTGTTACAATAGAAATTGgaagaattattaacaaacacaacatccaaatcATATTTATACCACCTGCGAATATAGGAAAACTACTAAATAAATTGGGAGAGTGGTGAGCGAATGTATCAAGGAACCTGAAAGTAAAGTCATccagtggacacaaagtttggcgacgtctttacgacatcgttacgacatctttacgatagctttacgacattctatgtccatgtcgttaaggtatctttacgatatcgtaaataagtcttataaataagtataaataagtcgtaaataagtcgtatataatcttacgatgtcgtaaagttgtcgtaaagatgtcgcaaagatgtcgtaaacacgtcactaaattttgtgcccactaggcaGGCtaaaaaatttctcggaatcaacaatagctgaacatcatatcgaaacaggacaaacaaagtttatttgacaaaacaacagtcattgcaaaaacacaatatctttccaagaaaacatagagtaGCAATCGGCATCTTAAAACATCTTAATAACATCATTAGAGACCATAGATATAATACCAATCTGATTTGGCTTTTCGTCCTCCCAGATTAATAAGAAAAGACTGGATTGGCTAATCAGGTTCGGCTAGTCCCGACGGTGGTGCGTTTTGGTATCATAAAGattatacataagaacaacataacctgatacctcagtttcaggcaGTATCTCCAGAACgcgggatttttcggcccccaccactctcccatctgggagcgacacattcaaacgtagcgtgtcggtgagtcggctctgctacatgttgcgtaggccagccttctgtagagccgaaaatgtgtgtcttaaaacatttttcagttgaaaattcatttctcccatcgaaagttaaactattttaaaattaaaatttgttaaaataactggtttggttgataatttaactgttttgttgaaaaatcgatttttttattgttgaaaaaacattttcttatactaaaaatataactgtatcattttcagttgaatttttttagtatgaaattgacttttctcagtcaaaaattgttcttttttggtagaaaattattctccttgtttaaaaattcatctattttaatcaaaaattcatttctttggatgaaaatccattttttggtgaaacttcttttattttggtataaaatggttaaaagttcatctattctTTTGgagattaatctattttgttaaaaaaaatttttgtttttaaaaattgatttcgaaaattgtgaatatttattttcggtagaaagttattgggttgaaaattacattatttgtttgcaaatttaattttttgcttggaaatttaaacattttgtggaaactttAATTTCTtggagttgataattattttttaactgaaaatttatctgttaaaattttctttgaaacattataattttagttgaaaattaatttctttagttgaaaattctattttttatctgaaaatttaactagtccatttttgatcaaatacttattgttttagtttaaaattcgtttctatagacgaaaattgatcaattttgttgacactattttttcttgataaattttctttttagtcataaatttatcttctttgttggtgtattattcttctttaaaaactcatttgttttagataaaaaattgatttcttttgtggaaaattcgcatttatttgaaacattttagacccagaagtcttgtctcctatatctatttacataaagtccattatatttacctcttcgcaataagcataatggttctaaggtaactcaggatttcaaaacctgaatagatttgaggggcagctagatcgtcattcgtgaagtcgggagagctcgggttcctgctcgtgcattttcggctttacacgaggctgggcttcgcagcatttaacagagtcgactcaccgacacgTTACGTTTAAATGTgttgctcccagatgggagagtggtgggggccgaaaaatcccacgttctggagacactggtttcaggtcagccctgacgaagtgaactgcaatgttcacgaaatgtcagcaaaattcgtagttttttacacgattggaacccgaaatatctcttcatcaaaatgaatcatcgtgaaagcattaaatccatgatctaattatttaatgaaaatattatacatattttacgTTATTATTCTTTCTTGGAAATCagtattttcaaaacagaattttgatataaatttctaaattttcgaggactttgaattcctgaaaatgttaggttgttttcgattttttcaccgggcatagaattgaaaaaaaatataatcattactTTACAATTTAATAGCAATTGCGGATAATAATGTTTTTCGAATGGAACTGATCATTTTAACCAAGAGTTATTACATATCAATGAATATctataattctaaataattgtaTGTTGTGTTGGTATTTATTGTCGAAAGTTGTTAGTGCAGTAGGACCTGTCACATCGGAACTCGTCGCATCGAAATCCTCGCAGGGATGCAGTCCCTACTCGTAAACTTCTCCACTGACAGTGGTCGGCTTTACACCGACGAGCGGAAGGATAGCTACACGCATATAGAATTGTTGGGCGGAGCAAAACTTTTGCCCGAACAGCTGATGTATTTAAATATAACGAGTTGGCAACACTTCTTCCACACTGTTCTCACATGAAAATTGATTGCGTTGTAACGGCCGCTGGAATGTTAGGGCTTTGTACATTTTAAGATACGTCACTACCGGGAGGTGTAGCTAGATTTGCTTCTGCGACCTGCCTGGTCGAAAGTGGAGACCTGATCCGTCCCGATGCGACGAGTCCTACTGTATGTTtataattagatttcaaatattattcgaaattttgttaaaactttagtttttgttgatattttgtacctgcaattgatatttttaaacaaaaatcactaGATTCaagtataattagttttttttaaataatagcgtTTACAAGCTTCAAAAGTTCcgtatttgtaaacaaaattatttataatttgaaaaagatttagatttcttttttaatttggctaATGCTTGTGTTTATCGTGAAAAAAGAACATTTagcagttaaaattttgaaactgaaagaATATTGAACaagaaacaaaagttaaaattgaattttaaatagttagtaatggcaaacagttgaaaatggaaaaaaaattgtaaaaggaaGAAAATCATGAGTTCAGTTTTTAACTGCTTTAAATTTAGCtgtcatttttgttcaatttttaacagcttGGAATTAATTGTCGGAGATTCAACTCTAGAAACTTAAAGCAATAAATGATGAAATATCAtgtagtaataaaaaaattatgcaatatttccCTAATTTTACATGAGAATATGCCAAAACATAATTccaattcatataaaaaaatgtggaaaagtatattttttcgaaaataatataataataataataataaaacaatttttggtaACGTTATACTAGTCTTTTTCCCCGAAAATGGGCTATTTTAAATAAGACTTATTTGACTTTGACTGCAAAAATgaaacttacataattttttgtcgtcggaaattggtatttttaaacaaaaatgcaattgtttaattttctatttatcacgcaagaatattatatattaattctgaagttaaaatatgaattttcatcaataatcaaaaatattgtcgtatcccggcttcaataccggctgggatccggccaaaaagcggttaagaaatatTGCTTCAGACGAGAAATTGGAAACTTGTtatgtcttttaaggctcatcgtaaagattacggtgaactttaaaagtcaaatcaagtgaaccaattctggcaagaaattTGGAgtcgaattttattccctgatgatagaaactcatagcaatttggaagccacgtggtgatttaaggttaggaaggaagaaagtaaaaactatatgcacaagactatattttaatttaaaataattattattggcgcactaagtgggggattcaaactaattactgaaataaggttgattttaactacgagtcttgattttatttgcgaacttcgaagagacgacgcgacgtgagtgcaaggagcattctcgttccaggtgcgaaactgaaaattactgagtgtctatgcaggcGACaaacacagcaggcgctatatatggcggtaaatttgaaattgtacagactAAATATTGTCTGAATacagagaagtttataaaaattgtatcatttctgttgttgcacatagcagaatcgataacagtttaatttaaaatgttaaattattcgaaaaaatttaatgttttttttaaaagaatttaaaaaagctcaattttgttTCACTGATTTAACAAACCTTTAAGTTAtaattgtcaaataataattcatgtagcatccataattacgtcttggataatatcacggctcttaaaaaatgtgtaatttctacaaaaacattaacctgaccagtgcccaacCGGCTTCCGCCCATGGGATATAActagggttggcccggccagtaaccggccggccccagactaagtgattcgagaaaaatatccaggggtagcccggccgggatccgaacAGAAACCGTGTTGTATAAGGGCTAAcaggggaaatttctacacgggaaaacctaaattttatgaaacaaaCTTGTAGTTTCATTAAAATGAATGATCTGAGATGtgctttaagatttttttttctggaataataaTATGTACAGGATTACTTCGATAAtataaagagaatatttttcaaaatatatatatattaataatgcGTATGCATACAATTCGACagaaaatatcttgaatttcgaTATATAGAAAATAGATattgtttttattctaaaaatttctataatactctaaactgtattttaattataatttacctCAAAAGCTTGTAAGATGGTTAAATAATATAGATTTGCGTGCGATTTTCCGTTTCTATAAGTCTCCATAACTCACAGTAGGTTAAATTTAACGAAACTCTATCATAAAGAATATTCTcttgatattgcaaaataaatcttGTGAAtattatttaggaaaaaaattttaaatagtctataTTAAACcattaattgtaataaaattacaaaattttgtattctatgcctaataatattctcaaaaaactctttttttctttaatacagTTTAGGGTTTATTCCGCAATAAGCAAAAAATACGTTTCAgggataaaacaattttttagcccttaatttgcattttttaaaatcaaaagctgagaaaataaatttttatattctcatcagagaaggtatattAGATTTGTCTAGAATTTGTATGCATTTAAGAATATATGTATGGatgcatgtgtgtatgtatgtatgtattgtatgtatgcatgtatgtatgtgaGTATGTATGTATttctgcatgtatgtatgtattattGTATGCACGTCTGCCTGTGCACACGATGCTTTTGAAAACACTGatctatcagattggcctttggtaaacTCTTTGAATATCAAAAACGGAAAATCAAAACCGTTAGATAGCTATgtatttgagataaaaattcaaaaaaagcatttttaatatttttgagacggAAAGACGGATTGCCCAAAATTGTGCACTaaaaaaagatccacaaatttgtaattaatcacttttatataggacacgtagttatttttcattctcaaagaataaaatttaaaataaaaaaatgaaattttttaacaaatcacatGGTACTTGCGCGATGATGGTTTATGAGGCTGTAAATTCTGTAtgctataaattttatttcagcaaCAACAAGGATTCTTCATAAAAATCGTATTGCCTGTTTCTTTAACATCATTTGATATATGTTATCTTGGGACGATAAAAAACCGTGAaatttcttttgactttttctaTCTGGAGAGTGGCATCTTTAACTTTAATCTTAACTCTTTAATTATCTGttaaaatgaggaaaaatttgtatttgattctTCTTATACTTTGTGCAATTATTTCGAAAGGAAATACCGATTCATCAGATGAGAATATTGGTGATATTGGTAAGTggccattcaattattttttcccattttttaaaaatacatattattaattttattgcggCAATAACAAggcaatattatgaaatatttattaatacgtCAAACGCACCtagataaatatttataagttattgcctcaaataaaaaatacagaattaTATTTACACACATAATTTATCTTACTTcgctttatttgattaaaaatcaattcctGTAATCTATACACACATAAAAACACCTGCCTATTATTGGAGAAATAATGTTGATAATTTTATTGCATCAAATAGATTGAGAACATTAACAAATAAGTACCCAGAATTGTTGGCAATCAGCAGATTATTAAACACTAAATAAATGGAAAGACGAATAAATGAGAATAGAAAAATAAGGTTTGACACACAAACAATCACAGGTGAAAAACACCACTTTATGCTATATAAAACACATAGGCTTATTCAAGTAAACGGGTATACACTTTAAACTGAAGAATCGATATGGAGGGAGAAAAATACCTTAAGTGGCAATGCAAAGAGAATGAATGACTAAATTACTCTAAGGATAGACTTTACGCGCCGCTGGTCACGCTCAGACTGACTGATGTACTTAAGGACCAGTAAGACAGTCCTTCGAGCCCTTAGAATTTTGACATAAGAATTTATAGATTTCCTTTCACACTTTAAGCTTTCTCTGTAACTATAGTGACACTAAATCGTTGCATATCTAACCAGAATTtaagtatcttttttttttgaaaatgatgttaaaatttaatttgtcagcgtttctcttttgaaaaaaattacactgaAAAATTACTTGAACCAATAGAATCAAAATAATAGCTTTAGGCTTGTATAAGAAATTATTGCAAGTAGGTGTCCCGTGCCTACAAAAAAGAATTTCGCGGTCACATAATTTCACTCTGCTTACTTCTTCGGATTCCACCCCCTTTACAACTATCCATTCCTTTACTCACGACATCATTTCCCACTGGAGATTTAAGCGACATTAAAGTACACTTTCTGatatttaccaattatttttgcaaattcaatataatttggGCAGTGAATGCTCTGCCGGTATCGGCAAAAATCTTCTCTTCCGGTGAATTATTACATAACTTTATTGTACATCTTTACATTTTCATTACATTCTTTAATACATTATTAGATTATTATTGTCATTCTACATAACATTACTTCTGCAAAAAGCCACAGGGCTGCCTTCAACATCATTTCTGAGAACACCCGGAAATGTGTGCTTTTCAGTTCTCACGAGACCTTGAGAAGGGGAAGGGGATTGTCCAACTTTATTTCGGTGACCAGTCAAAGAGGTTACTTCTCACTCCACGAGATTTTAGACAGAGGTTTGCTcgacattatttctgtgaccgacCAAATTTCTCCAGAGTAGTTAAACCTTGTGATGCAGCCTCTCTGATTTACCTATTCCAGATCTATAGTCCGATGAGAGGCGTAAGCCCTCCGACCAGCTCCAAGGTATCGCGATCCCTAGGGAGAGAATTGGAGATGTTACTATGTGAAGACCAGTGTCAAACGCAATATGAGCTGGCAGAAGTATTGGGAGTTGATCGTTCAACCATTTCTGGACACATAATGCACAGGGAATGGCCCAAAAGCAAGAAAATTGGTTACCGTACGCAATGAAGCCAAAGAGACGTGGGAAAGAGATTTTTTAGTTGTCAACAGCTACTCTAACGGCATAATCGGACAGTGTTTCTGCATCGTATTGTCACTGGCCGATGAGAAGTGGATTCGCTATCATAACCCTAAGCGTAGGAAATCGTGGGTTAACTTCGGCCAACCATCTACACCAGAACCGAGTATCCATGGATCGAAGCTCATGCTCTGTATTTGGTGGGATCAGCCTATTTGAAATTCCAATTTCTCTTTTTCACTTATtagcaaaaatattcaatttttcagaagaaaagcgGCGAGAAGTGAGGGTCCTGGGAtaattattgaaaagaattttttgagcGAAGAGGGGAATGGGGGAGAGGGTCGAGTCTCGGTATAGGGCAGAGACAAACAGGGTGTCGGCATTTGGGTAATATGTCAGCGCCCCCGTGAAAGGCAAGGAGGGGGGGTTTGATAAAAATCAGAAAGATGTAAAGTCAACATAATGAATATAGGAAGAGAGGATgtccaaaatgtttaaaattgatgaaGGTTGGATGGGTTGAGAATGTAAGAAGATTAAAAGAAAAGCGTATTAAGAAGGGCAAGTCGATGCAGTTATGGAAGAAAAGGAGATATGGTAGATGAAAAAGTGAACAGAATTAGACAGGAGGTGGGAAACAGAATACAACAGAGATTGAAAAGTAAAAGAGAGGGCGAAGTTTCTTCAACTCGCCTCGAGGATGgtgatagattttttaaatatcaattaatgcAGTGACAGAGGGGACGTTGGAAAGATAACGAGAACTGCCTAGCTGGTAGTAAGGGTAGGAAAATACTAAGAGTGAATTGGCGCTATACAGTGTTTCCCAGGCATAAATGTCTAGACTTATATGGCCGTatgatattaagaaaataaattgaaaattccttttctaaaaatcagttgaagttttggTTTATTTAGCTAAAAAAACTTAGGTTGGAGCAATTAGGAGTGCCATATAAACATTCGCGTGTACGTGAGCAGGAGTTAAACGTAGTCGAGTGACCGTTGTTCTCCCGTCGCCAATTCTACCTTGGCGCTCTCTCAATAACCCTGCGTTGGACTTACGCTCACGCACGCACTTCTGCTTATACTGCATTCCTGATTGGTCCAGTCTGCATATTTTATAACTCTAAATCTAAAACTTCAACTgaattttggaaaaggaattttcaatttattttattttttatttttaaacagctaTGTAAGTCCGGACACTCGagtctgggacaccctgtataattgTTGAGGGGTTGAGTGGAAAGCATAGAAAATGCGTTATAAGTGGCAAAAATGAAAATGTGCTGCAGTGGCAGCGCTGAGGGAGAAAGAAGGTAGAGAAAGAGATAATGCGATCGTTGTTTGCTTATTTTGGTAGAGTATggtatacaatttaattttttaaaataatttccgacAAATGTCCACCCCGACCACGTTTAACAAATCTTATTCGGTCACCCgaatttttggtcaatttttcgAGAACGACTGGAGAAATTTCACGAAGAACGTCAAGTCGCAAGAGCGAGGTGGCCAATCGCCATTACCCTTTTTTGATATCATTTGTCTATCGAACATCGTCTTTAATAAATCGATGGTTTCAAACAACAATTGTTGTGAACTAATTTTGGTGTctgttatttcaattaaaaaaaaaacgtttaaaaatatacccttcatataccatttttaaaattaatttgcataatttttcagAGGAATCATCGGTTATGCACATCCGAAAAAAACGAATCATTGATAAAACGCCGAGTGGACGTTTGCCAGAGAAACTTGAGAGGGCTCCAtgcattgtaaatattttaaaaaatggtgttaGTCACTGTGCTGGCTGTATTTTACACTCTATGATCGTCATTACTGCTGCTTACTGTGTTCGTGACACCTATCCTTTTGCAAAATTTACGATTTTATCTGGCTCAGAAATGAGAAACAATGGAACTTTTCACCGAATACAAAGGAAATTACTACATCCACACTCTGATTTAGgtgattctttaaacaatatttctttatCTGTAGAAAAAGGTTTTATAAAGTACGACTGCCATCGATCAGaattaaatatacatattttttttaacagcttTGGTTTTAGTAGATCCACCTATCGACATTAAGAATGGCCCCAACAGGAGAGTTGATATTTATCGTGGAGCTGTACGTCCATATGCGTATGGTCGTTTTAGTGGCTGGGGATGTACCAGCCTTCCTGTTGGGtaatttgttgtattttgtatataattttggcactcaaattatttaatgaataaaaatacttACCTCCTAAATTTCAGACGTGACCCAATATTTCCTGAACAGTTAATGATAACACGACTGCCAATAATTTCGGTTGAAGAGTGCattgaatctttgaaaacttataaCGGATACTCTCCTGTtacacataaaaatatttgtactctGGATATAAGTAATAGAAGAGGAACTTGTCACGGCGACGGAGGTGGACCTCTGCTTTATCCCATAAATTCTCCGGGTCCTCTTAAACTGTTAGGAATTATGTCTTATCTAAGAGGAGTGATAATAGGAAAACATGCAGATGTTTTTGTTAACCTTAATCATCCAGAACTTCATCTATGGGTTATTCGAAAAATGCATGAACTTCAAGCTGGTGAagcttagttttaaattaaaaccaccTTTCATTCTTATAAGATCGAAATGAAATCTACTTTTTTATAAACCATTCAATGTGCCAAAAGCAGGACACAAAAAAGCTCCGAAATGAAAATTGGATTCTCAATCACCTTTTTTCCGGCTCATTTGagagaaatatttaacaaaataaaacagaGGGAGAAAAGAGTGAAAGTTAACTAAACAAACTTCACAATCTTTGCTGACTCATTCTGTAGCTTTTTTATATAGCTGAGTATCAATATGTTTCTTAATCAATTTAGACTTTCTTCCCCAGCAGAAATTTAGGTCTAACTTTGAACCTGTAACTCCTACCTTAGCAGACGTTGGAAGCAGTAAAGTATGTTCGAAATTAGCAGCGATTTCAGTGTAATTTATAccataatttgaaactaaaagtttccaaaatcgGCCGTTTTTTCACGTTTAGCGTCAGAATATGATCTGTATTTAAGACACATTAGACTCTCTTTTGAGCCTCCAAATACTACATGTAGAACTTGTGGCATCAtggcaggttctctataatctcacaccaacacaaacaaataaaaataaaattggttatttACCAGAAAGAAAGGTTTAGTAAATGTCCaagatattcgcaattatttgatagatatattattcatagtattttttaattatgttgcTAAACCATACTACACTGAAAAGTCCAcaagtattaaaaaacaaattcaggTTCGCACACATgcactgagtatttaccaaaagcttcacagaaaaaacagaagataaactttacatcgatttccgacgaaatattctctgcaataaaaattaaccctacacggatcctgcgggggacaaatgtgccctacgcgaaattcaattaatttctctTAATTTCTCGACTTTCCTAGAGTGCGGTGAAGTGGTTGATGTTGCCGGTTGTTCGCAGATTGTCAAGGAAAAAGCAAATGCTAAGCGCTtagggcacatttgtcccccagaggatccgttacgttcgagtttcgtcacgttaagtcaatttcatattttcatgtaaatgaacGTATTTGACCtatatttacagtatatcatggtattttaatgttttgaattgattctttgtaatttaaatgaaaattatatgtaaaaattactaaaaatgtaatatatatcaatgtaaagttgttttctttgattttattcatacagtgctcataaattccaataataaatcaattaataaataataaatgaataattgttttttttatcaaagttgttgagaatatacgaactaaaaagtgccgatgctgtgacTACAGTGTCACAGGAAAGAGAAAAaagttgcaaccgacctgtgtgtgacgaacatagggcagtcttgtgcaacctttgcaccgaagtagattaagcttatttaatgcaaaatttattgtaattaattattttttaatttaatttaatttcgagaattat includes:
- the LOC117179368 gene encoding brain-specific serine protease 4-like — translated: MRGVSPPTSSKVSRSLGRELEMLLCEDQCQTQYELAEVLGVDRSTISGHIMHREWPKSKKIGYQESSVMHIRKKRIIDKTPSGRLPEKLERAPCIVNILKNGVSHCAGCILHSMIVITAAYCVRDTYPFAKFTILSGSEMRNNGTFHRIQRKLLHPHSDLALVLVDPPIDIKNGPNRRVDIYRGAVRPYAYGRFSGWGCTSLPVGRDPIFPEQLMITRLPIISVEECIESLKTYNGYSPVTHKNICTLDISNRRGTCHGDGGGPLLYPINSPGPLKLLGIMSYLRGVIIGKHADVFVNLNHPELHLWVIRKMHELQAGEA